One region of Alcanivorax sediminis genomic DNA includes:
- a CDS encoding YdcH family protein — protein sequence MLGENHSIHHEFPNLHEKIDHLTREDPVFRDQVLQHDKLDKQIRGLEMRESPVGDEQMETMKHQRLQLKDHIYQRLMKA from the coding sequence ATGTTGGGCGAAAATCACAGCATTCATCACGAATTTCCTAACCTGCACGAGAAAATCGATCACCTGACAAGGGAAGATCCGGTATTCCGCGACCAGGTTTTGCAGCATGACAAGCTCGACAAACAGATCCGGGGACTGGAAATGCGCGAAAGTCCGGTGGGCGACGAACAGATGGAGACCATGAAGCATCAGCGACTTCAGCTGAAAGACCATATCTATCAGCGTCTTATGAAGGCATGA
- a CDS encoding acetoacetate--CoA ligase, which yields MTPLWLPGEAQQHSKLTEFWEKARNQSGESLTNYRELHQWSVNHPEQFWEQVWDDCGIIGERGKTILSKGQRFQDTCWFPEAALNYAENLLHRQDNHPALISVLEDGQRQVMSYSELRVAAGQVAAQLKAAGIQPGDRVAGFMPNRIETVVAALGAAWIGAVWSSCSPDFGPSGVMDRFGQIEPRVLIACDGYHYNGKWVDLEDRVTQLHEALKPELMIIVPGKGTSSRVEKALIWQGWLDAAGPAPMFTRLPFNHPLFILYSSGTTGQPKCIVHGAGGTLLQQTKELQLHGDIGAEDTLFYFTTCGWMMWNWLICGLHTGATVVLYDGSPGFPSTARLFDLVDAEGITHLGTSAKFIQAVEKSGLVPKETHTLSTLRTLFSTGSPLLHESYDFLYQQVKQDLLVSSISGGTDIISCFALGNPLLPVYRGELQCPGLGMDVAVLDDQGNKLAGAKGELVCLQPFPSCPVQFWNDPDGSRFHKAYFARFEGIWAHGDYAELVPHEHHDGLIIHGRSDAVLNPGGVRIGTAEIYRQVETLEAIRESIVVGQQWQGDVRVVLFVVLAEGEELTDELQATIRKAIREGASPRHVPAVIATVPEIPRTVSGKIVELAVREIIHGREVSNRNALANPEALAHFADRVELQA from the coding sequence ATGACGCCATTGTGGCTACCAGGCGAAGCGCAGCAGCACAGCAAGCTGACCGAATTCTGGGAGAAAGCACGCAATCAGAGCGGAGAATCACTGACGAATTACCGTGAGCTTCACCAGTGGTCAGTGAATCACCCGGAACAGTTCTGGGAACAGGTGTGGGACGACTGTGGCATTATCGGTGAGCGCGGCAAGACCATCCTGAGCAAAGGGCAACGCTTTCAGGACACCTGCTGGTTTCCGGAAGCCGCACTCAATTATGCCGAAAACCTGCTGCACAGACAGGACAACCATCCAGCGCTGATCAGCGTTCTTGAAGATGGCCAGCGACAGGTCATGAGCTACTCTGAACTCCGCGTGGCAGCCGGACAAGTCGCGGCCCAGCTCAAGGCGGCAGGCATTCAACCCGGCGATCGGGTGGCTGGCTTCATGCCAAATCGAATCGAGACAGTGGTGGCGGCACTGGGTGCAGCCTGGATAGGTGCGGTCTGGTCCTCTTGCTCCCCGGATTTTGGTCCCTCCGGTGTTATGGATCGCTTTGGCCAGATTGAGCCCCGCGTGCTGATTGCCTGCGATGGTTACCACTACAACGGCAAGTGGGTGGACCTGGAAGACCGTGTGACACAACTCCACGAGGCCTTGAAACCGGAGCTGATGATCATTGTTCCCGGCAAGGGAACCAGCAGCCGTGTGGAAAAAGCCCTTATCTGGCAAGGCTGGCTGGATGCCGCCGGGCCTGCACCGATGTTCACCCGACTGCCCTTCAATCACCCGCTATTCATCCTGTATTCATCCGGTACCACCGGTCAGCCCAAGTGTATTGTGCATGGCGCCGGCGGTACGCTGCTGCAACAGACCAAGGAACTGCAACTGCATGGTGATATCGGGGCTGAGGATACCCTGTTCTACTTCACTACCTGTGGCTGGATGATGTGGAACTGGTTGATCTGTGGCCTGCATACCGGTGCCACCGTGGTGCTTTACGATGGCAGTCCCGGCTTCCCGTCTACCGCCCGGCTTTTTGATCTGGTGGATGCTGAAGGCATTACTCACCTGGGTACCAGCGCAAAGTTTATTCAGGCCGTTGAGAAGTCAGGCCTGGTACCCAAAGAAACGCACACCCTCAGTACTCTGCGTACCCTTTTCTCCACCGGCTCCCCACTGCTGCATGAAAGTTACGACTTTCTATACCAGCAGGTGAAACAGGACCTGCTGGTCAGTTCGATTTCTGGAGGTACCGATATCATCTCCTGCTTTGCCCTGGGCAACCCTTTACTCCCTGTCTACCGCGGTGAGTTGCAGTGCCCCGGGCTCGGTATGGATGTGGCCGTGCTGGACGATCAGGGCAATAAACTCGCTGGAGCCAAAGGCGAGCTGGTCTGCCTTCAACCTTTCCCCTCCTGCCCTGTACAGTTTTGGAACGATCCAGACGGCAGCCGATTCCATAAAGCCTATTTTGCCCGTTTTGAGGGTATCTGGGCGCATGGCGACTATGCCGAACTGGTGCCCCATGAACACCATGACGGGCTGATCATTCATGGCCGTTCGGATGCGGTGCTCAATCCCGGAGGCGTCCGTATTGGCACAGCCGAGATTTACCGCCAGGTAGAAACCCTGGAGGCAATTCGTGAGTCGATTGTCGTTGGGCAACAGTGGCAAGGTGATGTTCGTGTCGTGCTGTTTGTGGTGCTGGCAGAAGGCGAGGAGCTGACCGACGAGCTACAAGCCACAATCCGCAAGGCGATCAGAGAGGGTGCCAGTCCCCGACATGTTCCGGCGGTGATCGCCACGGTGCCAGAAATTCCCCGCACCGTGAGTGGCAAGATCGTGGAGCTGGCGGTGCGGGAGATCATTCATGGCCGCGAGGTGAGCAACCGTAATGCACTGGCGAACCCGGAAGCACTGGCCCATTTTGCAGACCGGGTTGAGCTTCAGGCCTGA
- a CDS encoding acetyl/propionyl/methylcrotonyl-CoA carboxylase subunit alpha: MAKIKKLLIANRGEIARRIIRTCRQQGIATVAVYSDVDATLPHVREADQAVCLGAAPARESYLVIDKIIAAAKTTGADAIHPGYGFLSENTELAAACEKANIIFVGPNPRAIEVMGDKAAARQLMAASNVPVLPGFDEEGATDDALVAASDQVGFPLLIKAVAGGGGKGMRVVNSAADFHEALAAARREARSAFGDDRVLLERYLPAARHVEVQVFADNHGNAVHLFERDCSVQRRHQKIIEEAPAPGLDESTRNAFGKAAVQAARAIDYRGAGTVEFLYAPASGEFFFMEMNTRLQVEHPVTEMITGEDLVAWQLSVAAGDPLPKSQNELAFHGHAMEVRLYAENPEQGFLPSSGLLQHLRWPHESARVDAGYESGDRVEEFYDPMIAKLICHGSSRDEARQKLMTALHDLELAGIHHNGAFLLRVLADDAFAAAELDTRLLEHRPYLMEATPADPALLAVAASQILGDPTEADVNDTPWHSLNGWRPMGSHFRLTRLQVDDSLQSVREEGNLVIVDDQRHPLIATVEDNRFRLHWGNQGLSGRFARAGNDNLLLFVNGQAHNVTLNPSRDSAHQGAEGGFVAPMSGTIVALHVESGAVVATGDAVITLEAMKMEHTLRATEPGTVMGFHVAAGDSISEGTLLVDFIAEEKLDQA; the protein is encoded by the coding sequence ATGGCCAAGATAAAAAAACTCCTGATTGCCAACCGCGGTGAGATCGCGCGCCGTATCATCCGCACCTGCCGTCAACAGGGCATTGCCACCGTGGCCGTATACTCCGACGTGGATGCCACCCTGCCCCACGTCCGTGAGGCAGACCAGGCCGTCTGCCTGGGGGCAGCCCCGGCCCGGGAAAGTTACCTGGTGATTGACAAGATCATTGCTGCGGCAAAAACCACCGGCGCCGATGCGATTCACCCTGGCTATGGTTTCCTGTCAGAAAATACGGAACTGGCTGCCGCCTGTGAAAAGGCCAACATCATTTTTGTCGGCCCTAACCCTCGCGCCATTGAAGTCATGGGCGATAAGGCCGCAGCCCGACAACTGATGGCAGCCAGCAACGTACCGGTTCTGCCCGGTTTCGACGAAGAAGGCGCCACTGACGATGCGCTGGTTGCCGCCAGTGACCAAGTTGGCTTCCCACTACTGATCAAGGCTGTAGCCGGTGGTGGCGGCAAAGGCATGCGCGTCGTCAACAGTGCCGCTGACTTCCATGAGGCATTGGCAGCGGCGCGTCGGGAAGCCCGCAGTGCCTTTGGCGATGATCGCGTATTGCTTGAGCGCTATTTACCTGCAGCACGGCATGTGGAAGTGCAGGTGTTTGCGGACAACCACGGTAATGCAGTGCACCTGTTTGAGCGCGACTGCTCCGTACAGCGCCGCCACCAGAAGATCATCGAAGAAGCTCCAGCCCCAGGGCTGGACGAGTCCACCCGTAACGCTTTCGGCAAAGCGGCAGTACAAGCGGCCAGAGCCATTGATTACCGAGGGGCAGGGACCGTCGAGTTCCTCTATGCCCCGGCCAGTGGTGAATTTTTCTTCATGGAGATGAACACTCGCCTGCAGGTAGAACACCCTGTTACCGAAATGATCACGGGAGAAGATCTGGTTGCCTGGCAACTCTCAGTGGCCGCCGGAGACCCTCTTCCCAAAAGCCAGAATGAGTTGGCGTTTCACGGCCATGCCATGGAGGTACGCCTCTATGCCGAGAATCCGGAACAAGGCTTTCTCCCCTCTTCCGGCCTGCTCCAGCACCTGCGCTGGCCCCACGAATCTGCGCGCGTGGATGCGGGCTATGAATCCGGCGATCGTGTTGAAGAATTCTACGACCCCATGATCGCCAAATTGATCTGCCACGGAAGCAGTCGTGATGAAGCGCGGCAGAAACTCATGACCGCACTTCACGACCTGGAGCTGGCGGGTATCCACCACAACGGGGCCTTCCTGCTCAGGGTGCTCGCTGACGACGCCTTCGCAGCAGCCGAGCTGGACACCCGTCTTCTTGAACATCGCCCTTACCTGATGGAAGCGACCCCTGCTGACCCGGCATTACTGGCGGTCGCTGCCAGCCAGATTCTTGGCGATCCTACGGAAGCCGACGTGAATGACACTCCATGGCACAGCCTCAACGGTTGGCGTCCAATGGGCAGTCACTTCCGCCTGACTCGCCTGCAGGTCGATGATTCACTGCAGTCTGTTCGCGAAGAAGGCAACCTGGTGATTGTTGATGATCAACGACATCCGTTAATTGCGACGGTCGAAGATAACCGTTTCAGGCTGCACTGGGGCAACCAGGGTCTATCTGGTCGTTTTGCGCGAGCAGGCAACGACAACTTGCTACTTTTCGTCAACGGTCAGGCCCACAACGTTACCCTCAACCCCAGCCGTGATAGCGCTCATCAAGGCGCCGAAGGGGGATTTGTAGCGCCCATGAGCGGCACGATTGTCGCCCTGCATGTGGAATCCGGTGCGGTAGTAGCCACGGGTGATGCTGTCATTACTCTGGAAGCCATGAAAATGGAGCACACCCTCAGAGCCACTGAACCGGGGACGGTGATGGGCTTCCATGTGGCAGCTGGCGACAGCATTAGTGAAGGCACCCTTTTGGTGGATTTCATTGCAGAAGAGAAGCTGGATCAGGCATGA
- a CDS encoding enoyl-CoA hydratase/isomerase family protein, producing MSVTTQIDGEVARITLDNPEKRNAFDDTIIASLTHAFEEAGRNDQVRVVVLQASGKHFSAGADLNWMRAMGQLDAQQNREDALRLAGLMQSIDRCAKPVIARVQGAAFGGALGLICAADMAVAADNARFCLSEVKLGIIPAVISPYVVRAIGPRQARRYFMTAEVIPAERAMQLGIAHEVVPEAELDQAVDAMINALLAGGPQAQIETRGLVERVSTAPIDQAMLEDTAERIARLRTGAEGQEGLSAFLEKRSPNWI from the coding sequence ATGAGCGTTACCACACAGATCGATGGCGAGGTTGCTCGCATCACGCTGGATAATCCGGAAAAAAGAAATGCCTTTGATGACACCATTATTGCCTCACTGACCCATGCCTTTGAGGAGGCCGGACGTAATGATCAGGTGCGGGTGGTCGTCCTGCAGGCATCAGGCAAACATTTCTCTGCCGGCGCTGACCTCAACTGGATGCGTGCCATGGGTCAGCTGGATGCGCAGCAGAACCGTGAAGACGCCCTGCGACTGGCAGGGCTGATGCAGTCCATAGACCGCTGCGCGAAACCGGTCATTGCCCGCGTTCAGGGGGCCGCGTTCGGGGGGGCACTGGGATTAATCTGTGCGGCGGATATGGCGGTTGCTGCTGACAATGCCCGTTTCTGTCTGAGCGAAGTGAAACTCGGCATCATTCCCGCCGTCATTTCCCCCTACGTGGTGCGTGCAATTGGGCCACGTCAGGCCCGCCGCTATTTCATGACCGCCGAGGTCATCCCCGCGGAGCGGGCCATGCAGCTGGGCATTGCGCACGAAGTGGTCCCGGAAGCGGAACTGGATCAAGCGGTGGACGCAATGATTAATGCGCTCCTGGCGGGTGGGCCGCAGGCCCAGATCGAAACCCGGGGTCTTGTCGAGCGAGTCAGCACCGCCCCCATTGATCAAGCCATGCTTGAGGACACAGCAGAACGTATCGCCCGGCTGCGTACCGGAGCTGAAGGCCAGGAAGGCCTCAGCGCGTTCCTGGAAAAGCGCAGCCCGAACTGGATCTGA
- a CDS encoding carboxyl transferase domain-containing protein: MPKINSQINSASPEFQANREHNLQLREQLRAKLDHIAHGGGEAAEQRLRERGKLPVRERINLLLDPGSPFLEISALAAEGVYGEDVPAAGCVGGIGHIHGVECMIVANDPTVKGGSYYPLTVKKHLRAQAIAAENRLPCVYLVDSGGANLPRQDEVFPDREHFGRIFFNMANMSARGIPQISVVLGSCTAGGAYVPAMADEVIMVKEQATIFLAGPPLVKAATGEVVTAEELGGANLHCEQSGVADHLAEDEPHALELARRCIAHLNWHKPDQVKRQPVRAPAYTPEELYGVIPTTTRQPMPARELIARIVDGSELDEFKARYGTTLVCGFAHIHGYPVGILANDGVLYSESAQKGAHFIELCNQRKIPLLFLQNITGFMVGKKYESEGIAKHGAKMVNAVACATVPKFTVITGGSFGAGNYGMCGRAYDPRFMFMWPNARISVMGGEQAASVLTQVKQASLKKKGQQWSDDEAAAFQADMTERYEQMAQPFYASARLWDDGVIDPADTRDVLGLAISASLNAPIEDTRYGVFRM, from the coding sequence ATGCCCAAGATTAACAGTCAGATCAATTCAGCCAGCCCTGAGTTTCAGGCGAATCGGGAGCACAATCTGCAGCTTCGTGAGCAGTTGCGAGCCAAACTGGATCACATTGCCCATGGGGGTGGCGAGGCCGCCGAACAGCGCCTGCGTGAGCGCGGAAAGTTGCCGGTTAGAGAACGCATCAACCTGCTGCTTGACCCTGGCTCTCCCTTCCTGGAGATCTCCGCGCTCGCTGCAGAAGGTGTTTACGGTGAAGACGTACCCGCCGCAGGCTGTGTCGGCGGGATCGGTCACATTCATGGCGTGGAATGCATGATCGTCGCCAACGACCCGACAGTGAAAGGCGGCAGCTATTATCCGCTCACCGTAAAGAAGCACCTGCGCGCCCAGGCGATTGCTGCGGAAAACCGCTTGCCGTGTGTTTATCTTGTGGACTCCGGCGGCGCCAACCTGCCCCGCCAGGATGAAGTATTCCCTGATCGCGAACACTTCGGCCGCATCTTCTTCAACATGGCCAACATGTCGGCCCGTGGTATCCCGCAGATCAGTGTGGTGCTGGGCTCCTGCACTGCGGGAGGAGCCTACGTGCCTGCCATGGCCGATGAGGTCATCATGGTCAAGGAGCAGGCGACGATCTTTCTCGCTGGCCCTCCCCTGGTGAAAGCCGCCACCGGAGAAGTGGTCACCGCCGAAGAACTCGGTGGCGCCAATCTTCATTGCGAACAATCCGGTGTCGCTGACCACCTGGCGGAGGATGAGCCCCATGCGCTTGAGCTTGCTCGCCGCTGTATTGCCCACCTTAACTGGCATAAGCCGGATCAGGTAAAACGACAGCCGGTCAGAGCGCCTGCCTATACCCCTGAAGAACTCTATGGCGTGATCCCCACCACTACCCGCCAACCCATGCCGGCAAGGGAGTTAATCGCCCGCATTGTCGATGGCTCGGAGCTGGATGAGTTCAAGGCCCGATACGGCACCACGCTGGTTTGTGGCTTTGCCCATATCCATGGCTACCCCGTCGGCATTCTTGCGAACGACGGCGTGCTTTATTCGGAATCAGCCCAGAAAGGGGCTCATTTCATTGAGCTGTGTAACCAGCGCAAGATTCCCCTGCTCTTCTTGCAGAACATTACCGGCTTCATGGTGGGCAAGAAATATGAATCCGAGGGGATTGCCAAGCATGGCGCCAAGATGGTGAATGCGGTGGCCTGCGCGACGGTGCCCAAATTCACCGTCATTACTGGCGGCAGCTTTGGTGCCGGCAATTACGGCATGTGTGGCCGGGCCTATGATCCCCGCTTCATGTTCATGTGGCCCAATGCGCGCATCTCCGTGATGGGCGGAGAGCAAGCGGCCAGCGTACTGACGCAGGTCAAGCAGGCCTCCCTGAAGAAAAAAGGCCAGCAATGGAGCGACGACGAAGCGGCAGCATTCCAGGCCGACATGACCGAGCGCTATGAGCAGATGGCCCAGCCTTTCTACGCCAGTGCCCGCCTCTGGGATGACGGCGTTATTGATCCTGCTGATACCCGTGATGTACTTGGCCTGGCTATTTCCGCCAGCCTGAATGCCCCCATTGAGGACACCCGTTACGGCGTGTTCAGAATGTAA
- a CDS encoding isovaleryl-CoA dehydrogenase has protein sequence MFNSSFNFDLDETLVALRDSVRQFAQKEIAPIAAEVDQSNQFPLAMWKKLGDLGVLGVTVSEEYGGADMGYLAHTIVMEEISRASASIGLSYGAHSNLCVNQIYLNGTEAQKARYLPGLVSGDQIGALAMSEPGAGSDVVSMGLRADKKGDHYILNGNKMWITNGPDAHTYVIYAKTDTSAGPKGITAFIVERDSPGFSRAQKLDKLGMRGSNTCELVFEDCAVPAENILGQENQGVKVLMSGLDYERTVLAGGCTGIMQACMDVVVPYVHERKQFGQAIGEFQLMQGKLADMYVMLNASRSYLYNVARACDRGETNRKDAAGVILYCAENATKMALEAIQTLGGNGYINEYPTGRLLRDAKLYEIGAGTSEIRRMLIGRELFNETA, from the coding sequence ATGTTCAACAGCAGCTTCAACTTTGACCTGGACGAAACCCTGGTAGCCCTGCGCGACAGCGTTCGCCAGTTTGCCCAGAAAGAGATTGCCCCGATCGCCGCAGAGGTGGATCAGAGTAATCAGTTTCCGCTAGCCATGTGGAAGAAACTGGGTGACCTGGGGGTGCTCGGTGTCACCGTCAGTGAAGAATATGGCGGCGCTGATATGGGTTATCTGGCTCACACCATCGTCATGGAAGAAATTTCCCGGGCTTCTGCTTCTATCGGCCTCTCCTACGGCGCCCACTCCAACCTCTGCGTCAACCAGATCTACCTGAATGGCACTGAGGCTCAGAAAGCCCGTTACCTGCCCGGCCTGGTGAGTGGTGACCAAATTGGTGCCCTGGCCATGAGTGAGCCCGGTGCAGGTTCGGACGTGGTCAGCATGGGGCTGCGCGCGGACAAGAAAGGTGACCACTACATCCTCAACGGCAACAAGATGTGGATCACCAATGGCCCTGACGCCCACACCTATGTGATCTATGCCAAGACTGATACCAGTGCCGGCCCCAAAGGCATTACTGCGTTTATCGTCGAGCGTGATTCCCCCGGGTTCTCTCGCGCCCAGAAACTGGACAAGCTCGGCATGCGCGGCTCGAACACCTGTGAGCTGGTATTTGAAGACTGCGCCGTGCCTGCGGAAAATATCCTTGGCCAGGAAAATCAGGGCGTGAAAGTCCTGATGAGCGGACTCGACTATGAGCGAACCGTTCTGGCAGGCGGCTGTACCGGGATCATGCAGGCGTGCATGGATGTCGTCGTACCTTACGTACATGAGCGCAAACAGTTTGGTCAGGCCATCGGCGAATTCCAGCTCATGCAAGGCAAGCTTGCTGACATGTACGTCATGCTCAATGCCAGCCGCAGCTATCTTTATAACGTGGCCCGCGCCTGTGACCGTGGCGAAACCAATCGCAAGGATGCCGCGGGTGTCATCCTTTACTGCGCCGAAAACGCCACCAAGATGGCACTGGAGGCCATCCAGACCCTCGGCGGCAATGGCTACATCAATGAGTACCCTACTGGCCGACTGCTGCGTGACGCCAAACTTTATGAAATCGGTGCCGGCACCAGCGAAATTCGTCGCATGCTGATCGGTCGCGAACTGTTCAATGAGACCGCTTGA